The genomic segment TATCAAAACGCATTCCTTCAGTGACCTCTAACTCAGTGGTCATTGACTTGCCTTCTTCTAAAGAGATAACACCTTCTTTTCCAACTTTATCCATAGCATCAGCAATCATTTTGCCAACTTCTTCATCATTACCAGCAGCAATCGTGCCACATTGAGCAATTGCATTACTGTCACTAATTGGCTTGGAATGATCTTTTATTTTTTCAACCAAAAACTCAGTTGCCTTATCAATTCCTTTTTTCAAAGTGATTGCATTTGCTCCTGCTGCAACATTTTTCAAACCAGCTTTGACCATTGCATGAGCAAGAACAGTTGCAGTGGTCGTGCCATCTCCAGCTGCATCATTTGTTTTTGATGCGGCTTGACGTATTAGAGCAACTCCAGTGTTTTCAATGTGATCTTCGAGTTCGATCTCCTTAGCAATGGTTACACCATCATTGATTATTTGAGGTGCACCGAACTTTTTCTCGAGAACAACATTACGACCTTTCGGCCCTAAAGTGACTGCGACTGATTCAGCCAAAATGTCAATACCACGCTCGAGTGCTCGGCGGGCTTGCTCGTTGTAAATGATGCGCTTAGCCATAAGAGGCGATTTCCTTTAATTTCGAAAAGTTTTTTGGTTTGGACTTCAGCAAAAGCTGAGTATTAGTTGACGACAGCAAGAATGTCTTTCTCAGAGAGAAGTACATATTCATCGCTGCCAAGTTTGATATCAGTACCTGCGTACTTACTGTAGAGAACCTTGTCTCCAACACTTACTTCAGGAGATTGACGAGAACCATCCTCGTTTCGTTTTCCTGGACCAACCTGAGCAACTTCACCGACTTGAGGTTTCTCTTTAGCAGTGTCAGGAAGCAAAATACCCCCCGCAGTCTTCTCTTCTGATTCAGAAACTTTTACAAATACACGATCTCCAAGTGGCTTGACAGTGGAGACGCTGAGAGATACAGCTGCCATAAATTAATGCAGTAGCAAAAAAAAACAAAAGCGCTTAGCGCAGACTCGATAAAGAGTATTACTCATTACCAACGGTATTAATTTATGCATCTAAGTACGCTCTAGACCACATATATTCTGTGCGGTTGACCGAACACTAAAAAAAAATGCCTGTGGAGTGGTAGTCTAAGCCGCTGATAAGGGTATGCAAATCAGAGCATGCTCACAAAGTTTCTAGTTATCTTATGGCCGCTTCTGCTACCGCTACTGTTGGAACTAAGGGTGTTGTTCGCCAAGTAATTGGTCCTGTTTTAGATGTTGAATTCCCAGCTGGCAAGCTGCCTTCAATTCTTAATGCATTAAGGATTGAAGGCAAAAATCCTGCTGGTCAAGATGTTGCACTGACTGCTGAAGTTCAACAATTATTAGGTGATCATCGGGTTAGAGCCGTTGCTATGAGCGGAACTGATGGATTAGTTAGAGGTATGGAAGCTTTAGACACAGGAGCTCCAATTTCTGTACCTGTTGGTGAAGCCACCCTTGGAAGAATTTTCAACGTCCTTGGAGAACCTGTAGATGAGCAAGGCGACCTTAAGAACGTAACTACCTCTCCAATACATCGATCAGCCCCAAGCCTTACAGATTTAGAAACAAAACCAAAAGTATTTGAGACTGGTATCAAAGTTATCGATTTGCTGGCTCCATACCGTCAGGGTGGAAAAGTTGGATTATTTGGTGGGGCTGGAGTAGGTAAAACAGTTCTAATTCAAGAGCTCATAAACAATATTGCCAAAGAGCATGGTGGCGTATCAGTTTTTGGTGGAGTGGGAGAAAGAACTAGAGAAGGTAACGATTTATATGAAGAATTTAAAGAGTCTGGTGTGATTAATTCTGAAGATCTAACCAAGTCAAAATTAGCTTTGTGCTTTGGTCAAATGAATGAGCCCCCAGGCGCAAGAATGAGGGTGGGCCTATCTGCCTTGACTATGGCTGAGCATTTCCGTGACGTAAATAAGCAAGATGTTCTTCTGTTCATCGATAATATCTTCAGATTTGTTCAGGCTGGATCAGAAGTATCTGCTTTGCTAGGGCGTATGCCATCTGCTGTTGGATATCAGCCAACCTTAGGAACTGACGTGGGAGAGCTTCAAGAAAGGATTACCTCTACCCTTGAAGGATCTATCACCTCAATTCAGGCTGTTTATG from the Prochlorococcus marinus str. NATL2A genome contains:
- the atpD gene encoding F0F1 ATP synthase subunit beta — its product is MAASATATVGTKGVVRQVIGPVLDVEFPAGKLPSILNALRIEGKNPAGQDVALTAEVQQLLGDHRVRAVAMSGTDGLVRGMEALDTGAPISVPVGEATLGRIFNVLGEPVDEQGDLKNVTTSPIHRSAPSLTDLETKPKVFETGIKVIDLLAPYRQGGKVGLFGGAGVGKTVLIQELINNIAKEHGGVSVFGGVGERTREGNDLYEEFKESGVINSEDLTKSKLALCFGQMNEPPGARMRVGLSALTMAEHFRDVNKQDVLLFIDNIFRFVQAGSEVSALLGRMPSAVGYQPTLGTDVGELQERITSTLEGSITSIQAVYVPADDLTDPAPATTFAHLDATTVLARALAAKGIYPAVDPLDSTSTMLQPSVVGDEHYRTARAVQSTLQRYKELQDIIAILGLDELSEEDRKTVDRARKIEKFLSQPFFVAEIFTGMSGKYVKLEDTIKGFNMILSGELDQLPEQAFYLVGSIDEVKAKAEKIASEAKA
- the groES gene encoding co-chaperone GroES — protein: MAAVSLSVSTVKPLGDRVFVKVSESEEKTAGGILLPDTAKEKPQVGEVAQVGPGKRNEDGSRQSPEVSVGDKVLYSKYAGTDIKLGSDEYVLLSEKDILAVVN